The proteins below come from a single Ruegeria sp. SCSIO 43209 genomic window:
- a CDS encoding sigma-54 dependent transcriptional regulator has translation MSDILIVDDERDIRELVSDILEDEGYSTRLAANSDECMSSINAEPPGLLILDIWLKDSRMDGIDILKAVKRDNPDVPVVIISGHGNIEIAVAAIKQGAYDFIEKPFNIDQLMVVIRRAMETSRLRRENASLKRQEVSCSDMIGNSASFRAMQGQLDKVTKSNGRVMLSGPAGSGKEIAARYIHAHSNRANAPFVTVNCAGIEPERVEEVLFGRESSERGIESGLLEEAHGGVVYFDEVADMPLGTQSKILRVLVDQQFQRVGGSDKVRVDLRVISSTNRDLEEEIAAERFREELYHRLNVVPIAVPSLEERREDIPVLAQHFIEMCNDTQGLPMRELSDEAIALLQTMTWPGNVRQLKNLIERVLILGDSTGPIEARELPNEEEKSDESGRVVLSGALATLPLREAREAFEREYLLTQINRFGGNISRTASFVGMERSALHRKLKSLGVVTSNKSGARVAQIDEPEPAE, from the coding sequence ATGAGCGACATTCTGATCGTAGATGACGAACGCGATATTCGCGAATTGGTGTCCGACATTCTGGAGGACGAAGGCTATTCCACCCGGCTGGCAGCAAACTCGGACGAGTGCATGTCGTCGATCAATGCTGAACCTCCGGGATTGTTAATCCTGGATATCTGGCTGAAAGACAGCCGTATGGACGGGATCGATATCCTGAAAGCGGTGAAACGGGACAACCCGGATGTGCCGGTGGTGATCATTTCGGGCCACGGTAATATCGAAATTGCGGTGGCCGCGATCAAACAGGGGGCATACGACTTTATCGAAAAGCCCTTTAATATTGACCAGTTGATGGTTGTGATCCGTCGCGCGATGGAAACCTCGCGCCTGCGTCGCGAGAATGCCTCGCTGAAGCGGCAGGAGGTCAGCTGTTCAGACATGATTGGCAATTCTGCGTCGTTCCGAGCGATGCAGGGGCAGTTGGACAAGGTAACAAAGTCGAATGGCCGGGTTATGCTCAGCGGGCCGGCTGGGTCGGGCAAGGAAATTGCCGCGCGCTATATCCATGCCCATTCCAACCGGGCGAATGCCCCATTTGTGACGGTCAATTGTGCGGGGATTGAACCTGAGAGGGTTGAAGAGGTTCTGTTCGGACGAGAATCGTCTGAGCGCGGAATCGAGTCAGGCCTGCTGGAAGAGGCGCATGGCGGCGTTGTCTACTTCGACGAAGTCGCTGACATGCCGCTGGGGACGCAGTCCAAGATTCTTCGCGTGTTGGTTGATCAGCAATTCCAGCGTGTCGGTGGCTCTGACAAGGTGCGGGTTGATCTGCGGGTCATTTCCTCGACCAACCGCGATCTGGAAGAAGAGATCGCCGCCGAACGATTCCGCGAAGAACTGTATCACCGGCTGAATGTGGTGCCGATTGCGGTTCCCTCGCTGGAGGAACGGCGAGAGGACATCCCGGTTCTGGCGCAACATTTCATCGAGATGTGCAACGATACACAGGGTCTGCCGATGCGCGAGCTGTCGGATGAGGCTATTGCTTTGCTACAAACGATGACATGGCCGGGCAATGTGCGTCAGCTGAAGAACCTGATCGAGCGGGTGCTGATCCTAGGCGACAGCACTGGCCCGATCGAGGCCCGCGAGTTGCCCAACGAAGAAGAGAAATCCGACGAGTCCGGGCGCGTGGTACTGTCTGGCGCACTGGCGACGCTGCCGCTGCGTGAGGCGCGCGAAGCGTTCGAGCGTGAATATTTGCTGACCCAGATCAATCGGTTTGGTGGCAACATAAGCCGCACGGCCAGTTTTGTCGGCATGGAACGCAGCGCCTTGCATCGCAAGCTCAAGTCGCTGGGCGTAGTGACCTCGAATAAATCCGGTGCGCGGGTGGCTCAAATTGACGAGCCCGAACCAGCCGAGTGA
- a CDS encoding MFS transporter — MSDSFRTFLQVMLIWFAGLGAATQFAKIAVPFSDVGLLYPDNAAVIGWLLSIISLMGAALGAISGAITARIGPNRLLLLGLVLGGALSLLQASLPVFQLMLLSRVIEGLSHLAIVVAAPTLIAQITSGRARYNSMVLWSTFFGVAFALNAWVGLPIVDRFGLPTYFAMHGGLMLLIAALIALSNLKTDMGQTEGTGWGLSAFLDVHIRTYRSPFISAPAIGWFFYTLTFVSLLAILPGRLPEGQGASIAALMPLAGIVLSWLLVPLLLTVLSCVSVVNLGFVLGIATIIALFLGAPLTFGCIALFAVLGLVQGGSFAAVPELNGTTEAQALSYGAMAQMGNAGNLLGTPVLLAILLGVDEAGMFVAVAAFYSIAIIAHLLLARRRKSAGLSRSDDLK, encoded by the coding sequence ATGAGTGACTCTTTTCGCACATTCTTGCAGGTCATGCTGATCTGGTTTGCTGGCCTCGGTGCGGCAACCCAATTTGCAAAGATTGCCGTACCATTTTCTGATGTGGGGCTGTTGTACCCGGACAACGCTGCCGTGATCGGCTGGTTGCTGTCCATTATCAGTCTAATGGGGGCTGCTTTGGGCGCGATATCCGGAGCGATCACAGCGCGTATTGGGCCAAATCGTCTATTGCTATTAGGGCTTGTGCTCGGTGGCGCGTTATCTTTGCTGCAAGCAAGCTTGCCGGTTTTTCAACTGATGCTGCTCAGCCGGGTGATCGAGGGGCTGTCCCATCTTGCGATTGTGGTGGCGGCACCGACGCTGATTGCTCAGATCACATCCGGTCGGGCGCGGTATAATTCCATGGTGCTGTGGAGTACATTCTTTGGCGTTGCATTCGCATTAAACGCTTGGGTTGGGCTGCCCATCGTCGATCGTTTCGGACTGCCCACATACTTTGCCATGCACGGGGGTCTGATGCTGCTGATCGCCGCGCTGATCGCGCTTAGCAATCTGAAAACCGACATGGGCCAGACGGAGGGTACCGGGTGGGGGCTCTCCGCCTTCCTTGATGTGCATATCAGGACCTACCGCTCACCCTTTATTTCGGCCCCGGCAATTGGCTGGTTCTTTTACACGCTGACATTTGTTTCTCTGTTAGCGATCCTGCCGGGTCGTTTACCCGAAGGGCAGGGTGCATCGATTGCAGCACTTATGCCCCTGGCAGGGATTGTACTGTCATGGCTGCTGGTGCCCTTGCTGTTGACCGTCCTGTCCTGCGTCAGCGTCGTCAATCTGGGCTTTGTGCTGGGGATCGCGACGATCATCGCATTGTTTCTGGGGGCGCCCCTTACGTTCGGATGTATCGCCTTGTTTGCCGTGCTCGGGCTTGTACAGGGCGGCAGCTTCGCCGCAGTGCCAGAGTTAAACGGTACCACCGAAGCCCAAGCTCTGAGTTATGGTGCGATGGCGCAGATGGGCAATGCCGGAAACCTGCTTGGAACCCCGGTATTGCTGGCGATATTGCTGGGCGTCGATGAGGCTGGCATGTTTGTAGCCGTCGCCGCGTTCTATAGCATCGCGATCATAGCGCATCTGCTGCTGGCGCGGCGTCGCAAATCAGCCGGCTTGTCCCGGAGTGACGATCTGAAATGA
- a CDS encoding PAS domain-containing sensor histidine kinase: MRNFSTLGLVMLGPVLALATYLVIGPFDLGAAAPTLRLILLADLVYVLVVAALVLGQLFSLIAARRAKSAGSRLHLRLIGAFTLLALVPTVTVAIFAGLTVNIGLEGWFSDRVRQVVGSSLTAAEAYEQEHREGLTQDAVVLARFLDNARSLDYFVSDAELREVLAQGQAQIQRGLREAYVIDGSAEIRSRGDRSYLFDYEAPTPEEMIEANDQGVAIIADWENSEFRALVPLHAYLDRYLYVSREVDGQLLTLLDETKETAQFYSQLESERGRVLFEFGLLYLGFAVILILAAMSLGMWFAERLSRPVGRLTTAAQRVGAGDLSVQVIEEASDDEIAMLGRYFNQMTRQLKGQRDTLLENTRHIERRRRLFDSVLSSVTSGVVGVDSEGCVTFVNRSAERLLGWSGGEQNLAIGIAVPEFLPLFEALKDSGQEAVQGEIKVTRKGRLENLLVRMATRRGEDGRLEGYVVAFDDVTDLVSAQRMAAWGDVARRIAHEIKNPLTPIQLSAERIKRKFSRKLDEDDCDSLESMTDVIVRQTNDLRRIVDEFSKFARMPEPERREENIVTLVREAVLLQQAGQPDVQIDADLPEQPILADVDSTMLSQALTNLIKNAGEAIETLKEKGAPENLKPQIKVVVSTDDAGTQITIADNGIGLPEDRARLFEPYVTTRDEGTGLGLPIVKKIIEEHGGALTLEDAPTFDGQDHFGAMAVIRLPGASGGPTNAPEKQAIKTNKLKAGQR; encoded by the coding sequence ATGCGCAATTTCAGTACCTTGGGACTGGTTATGCTGGGCCCGGTTCTGGCGCTTGCAACCTATCTCGTCATTGGCCCTTTTGATCTTGGCGCTGCGGCACCGACACTGCGGCTGATTTTGTTGGCTGATCTGGTCTACGTGCTGGTCGTAGCTGCGCTGGTGTTGGGCCAATTGTTCAGTCTGATCGCCGCACGTCGCGCGAAATCTGCGGGCTCCCGTCTTCACCTGCGCCTGATCGGCGCTTTCACGCTGTTGGCTCTGGTACCGACGGTCACCGTGGCGATTTTCGCCGGGCTGACGGTGAATATCGGCCTTGAAGGTTGGTTCTCGGACCGTGTGCGGCAGGTGGTTGGGTCGTCACTGACTGCGGCCGAGGCTTACGAGCAGGAACACCGCGAGGGCCTGACGCAGGATGCGGTTGTTCTGGCGCGTTTCCTCGATAACGCGCGATCGTTGGATTATTTTGTCTCAGACGCCGAATTGCGAGAGGTTCTGGCCCAGGGGCAGGCCCAGATACAACGCGGTTTGCGCGAGGCCTATGTGATCGATGGCAGCGCCGAAATCCGGTCGCGCGGTGATCGGTCCTACCTGTTCGACTACGAGGCACCAACTCCCGAAGAGATGATCGAGGCCAATGATCAGGGCGTGGCCATCATTGCCGATTGGGAGAACAGCGAATTCCGCGCGCTTGTTCCTTTGCATGCCTATCTTGACCGGTATCTTTATGTCAGTCGCGAGGTTGATGGGCAGCTTCTGACCTTGCTTGATGAAACCAAAGAGACAGCACAGTTCTACAGCCAACTGGAAAGCGAGCGGGGCAGGGTCCTGTTCGAATTCGGCCTTCTGTATCTCGGCTTTGCTGTGATCCTGATTCTGGCCGCGATGTCGCTGGGCATGTGGTTCGCTGAACGTCTTTCTCGCCCTGTTGGACGGCTGACAACGGCGGCGCAGCGCGTTGGTGCTGGTGATCTGAGTGTTCAGGTCATCGAAGAGGCCAGCGATGACGAAATCGCGATGCTGGGCCGCTACTTCAACCAGATGACTCGTCAGTTGAAGGGGCAGCGCGACACGCTGTTGGAAAACACTCGCCATATCGAACGTCGAAGGCGGCTATTTGATTCAGTGCTAAGCTCGGTGACATCCGGTGTCGTTGGCGTTGATTCAGAGGGCTGTGTGACCTTCGTGAACCGATCCGCCGAACGTCTTCTGGGCTGGTCTGGTGGAGAGCAGAACCTGGCAATCGGCATCGCTGTTCCCGAATTTTTGCCTTTGTTCGAAGCCCTTAAGGACAGCGGGCAAGAGGCGGTCCAGGGGGAGATCAAGGTAACCCGCAAAGGCCGGTTGGAGAACTTACTGGTACGCATGGCGACGCGGCGTGGCGAGGATGGAAGGCTGGAAGGCTACGTTGTGGCCTTTGATGACGTGACCGATCTGGTAAGCGCGCAGCGCATGGCGGCGTGGGGTGATGTGGCCCGTCGCATTGCGCATGAGATCAAGAATCCGCTGACACCGATCCAACTGAGCGCCGAGCGAATCAAACGCAAATTCTCGCGCAAGCTGGACGAGGACGATTGCGATAGCCTGGAATCGATGACCGACGTGATCGTGCGGCAGACCAATGATCTGCGGCGGATTGTTGACGAGTTCTCGAAATTCGCACGCATGCCCGAACCGGAACGGCGCGAAGAGAATATCGTGACGCTAGTGCGTGAGGCGGTTCTGTTGCAGCAGGCGGGTCAGCCTGATGTTCAGATCGATGCGGACTTACCTGAACAGCCCATTTTGGCGGATGTGGATTCGACCATGTTGAGCCAGGCGTTGACGAACCTGATCAAGAACGCGGGCGAGGCTATTGAAACGCTGAAAGAAAAAGGTGCACCGGAAAATCTGAAACCTCAGATCAAAGTCGTTGTCTCCACTGACGATGCAGGAACGCAGATCACCATTGCGGACAATGGCATCGGTCTGCCCGAGGACAGGGCACGGCTGTTCGAACCTTATGTGACCACGCGTGACGAAGGCACCGGCCTTGGCCTGCCCATCGTAAAGAAGATCATCGAAGAACATGGCGGAGCGCTGACATTGGAAGACGCGCCCACATTCGACGGACAGGACCATTTCGGCGCAATGGCTGTCATTCGTCTCCCCGGGGCCTCAGGCGGCCCGACAAATGCGCCGGAAAAACAGGCGATTAAAACAAACAAACTGAAAGCAGGCCAAAGATGA
- a CDS encoding helix-turn-helix transcriptional regulator yields the protein MIAAPNKKTAAVSIGFPAFGKRLKRLRRSVGLKQSALADLIEVDQTTISRWENGGQTPSPHIQQSVFAALGPVRVQDSALKRLVVHSAECLHLVEEASHICLAYSGSRARDWKTSQRALLGVSLWQFATDEIRQAEAELQKDGWWDLHSPSPKAFLTSEAVHDQIRISAGQIVWERLYLGDGTPVRLVSGRREVTA from the coding sequence GTGATTGCCGCGCCGAATAAGAAGACCGCAGCCGTTTCCATCGGTTTTCCCGCCTTTGGTAAACGGTTGAAGCGGTTGCGGCGGTCGGTTGGACTTAAGCAATCCGCCCTCGCAGATCTGATTGAAGTCGACCAAACCACGATTTCCCGGTGGGAAAACGGGGGTCAAACGCCATCGCCGCATATTCAACAGTCCGTTTTTGCAGCGTTGGGGCCGGTTCGGGTGCAGGATTCTGCGCTGAAACGTCTGGTCGTTCATTCGGCAGAGTGCTTGCACCTTGTCGAAGAGGCCAGCCATATCTGCCTTGCTTATTCGGGCAGCCGGGCGCGGGATTGGAAGACCTCACAGCGCGCCTTGCTGGGCGTGTCGCTTTGGCAATTTGCAACGGATGAGATCCGACAAGCCGAAGCAGAACTGCAGAAAGATGGCTGGTGGGATTTGCATTCGCCTTCACCCAAAGCGTTTCTGACTTCCGAGGCTGTGCATGATCAAATCAGGATCAGCGCCGGGCAAATCGTGTGGGAGCGGTTGTATCTGGGTGATGGCACTCCGGTCCGTCTGGTCAGCGGGCGGCGCGAAGTCACCGCATAA